The following proteins are encoded in a genomic region of Methylobacterium tardum:
- a CDS encoding helix-turn-helix domain-containing protein, giving the protein MEQRPLGDGQFDATIDGASIGGLDFTKFALRNLRASTTPRTLRHENHKTDHLFMSMVLTGTVKADQNDRSSTDGTGDFAIRDTNMPWTIEHDGYTEVLAIAIPRQRIETVLGPARLFASLTVEGHQPVATLARSFLTNLSARADQMSPAVAERMVGVGIDLIVASLAERIAREVPQPVQGSLVVQRAKAYVEANLHDQTLDPPQLASVVGVSVRRLQELFHKRGQHISDWIWERRLAAAAKRLSDPACAHLSIGMLAYSCGFVSQAHFARRFKDRYDMSPRDYRRAQRQDVQSVASAFGLPAYAAE; this is encoded by the coding sequence ATGGAGCAAAGACCTCTGGGCGACGGGCAGTTTGATGCCACAATCGACGGGGCAAGTATTGGTGGACTAGATTTTACCAAATTCGCTTTGCGCAACCTCAGGGCCTCGACAACACCGAGAACTCTCCGCCACGAAAATCATAAGACTGATCATCTTTTCATGAGCATGGTGCTGACCGGCACCGTGAAAGCGGACCAGAACGATCGATCGAGCACGGATGGAACCGGCGACTTCGCGATTCGCGATACGAACATGCCATGGACGATCGAGCACGACGGCTACACCGAAGTGCTAGCCATCGCGATCCCACGGCAGCGGATAGAGACCGTGCTGGGGCCGGCTCGGCTCTTCGCCAGTCTGACCGTCGAGGGCCACCAACCTGTAGCCACCCTGGCTCGCTCCTTCTTGACGAATTTGTCGGCTCGGGCGGATCAGATGTCACCGGCAGTCGCCGAGCGCATGGTTGGGGTGGGAATTGATCTCATCGTCGCCAGCCTCGCCGAGCGCATCGCCCGGGAGGTGCCCCAGCCTGTCCAAGGCTCTCTCGTCGTCCAGCGCGCCAAAGCCTATGTCGAGGCCAACCTTCACGACCAAACCCTCGATCCACCACAGCTCGCCTCCGTGGTCGGCGTGTCTGTGCGGCGGCTCCAGGAGCTGTTCCACAAGCGCGGTCAGCACATCTCGGATTGGATCTGGGAGCGCCGGCTGGCGGCAGCAGCCAAGCGCCTGAGCGATCCGGCCTGCGCCCACCTGTCGATTGGCATGCTGGCCTATAGCTGCGGCTTCGTCAGCCAGGCCCATTTCGCGCGCCGCTTCAAGGATCGCTACGACATGAGCCCCCGTGACTACCGGCGGGCTCAAAGGCAGGACGTGCAGTCAGTCGCGTCCGCCTTCGGGCTGCCGGCCTATGCAGCTGAGTGA
- a CDS encoding Crp/Fnr family transcriptional regulator: MPTGRHSPLEMLTRKLDSITVLAEEDRTAILDLPHTVRNLPGRHDIARFGERPSQCCLVLQGWVSRYAALSEGGRQILSFYVAGDMPDLQSLHLHRMDHNLATLTACTIAFIPHDALHRVLRRHPDLANALWRDTLIDGAHYRERITSLGRRQALGRVAHLFCELYLRQRAVGLTNGLSFSLAPKQAELADALGLTSVHLNRVLRTLRARKLVTLSGGVLTIEDWDALVAVAEFDPTFLHQGNNAPAVRETAETV, from the coding sequence ATGCCGACCGGACGACACTCACCGCTGGAGATGCTGACGCGCAAGCTCGACAGCATAACGGTCCTGGCCGAAGAGGATCGGACCGCGATCCTCGATCTGCCGCACACGGTTCGAAACCTGCCGGGGCGCCACGATATCGCCCGGTTCGGCGAACGGCCGAGCCAGTGCTGCCTCGTCCTCCAGGGCTGGGTCTCGCGCTATGCCGCGCTGTCCGAAGGCGGCCGGCAGATCCTGTCGTTCTACGTCGCCGGCGATATGCCGGACCTGCAGAGCCTGCATCTGCACCGGATGGACCACAATCTCGCCACCCTGACGGCCTGCACCATCGCCTTCATCCCGCACGACGCGCTGCATCGGGTGCTCCGGCGGCACCCGGACCTTGCGAATGCCCTGTGGCGGGATACCCTGATCGACGGGGCCCATTATCGCGAGCGGATCACCAGCCTGGGCCGGCGTCAGGCGCTCGGACGCGTGGCGCACCTGTTCTGCGAATTGTATCTCCGGCAGCGCGCGGTCGGACTGACGAATGGCCTCAGCTTCTCCCTGGCCCCGAAGCAGGCGGAGTTGGCCGATGCGCTCGGCCTGACGAGCGTGCATCTGAACCGGGTTTTGCGCACCTTGCGGGCGCGCAAGCTGGTCACCCTCAGCGGCGGTGTCCTGACCATCGAGGATTGGGACGCCCTGGTCGCGGTGGCCGAGTTCGATCCGACCTTCCTCCACCAGGGCAACAACGCGCCGGCCGTCCGCGAGACGGCCGAAACCGTCTAG
- a CDS encoding HD-GYP domain-containing protein → MEIVASSATETRTVQLSEILGALSHALDLTEGQPVGHCVRATWIGFHIGRKMGLPDLQLWELYHTVMLKDLGCSSNAARICELYLSDDLSFKRDFKTVSDSLPKVLGFVFAHTGLKAGLAERFRAVLNILQNGGEIVDDLIQTRCQRGAQIALQLRFPASVCEAIHALDEHWNGSGRPDHLAGAAIPLYARVALLAQVVDVFHTAAGPAAAIAEVRSRSGTWFDPQVVACFESVAAEPGFWEILSSDAVEAAVVALAPASPIVVDEDYLDDIARAFAEIIDAKSPFTSGHSERVAVYADMIAAELGFTTERRRWLKRAALLHDVGKLGVSNAILDKNGKLDDAEWRDMRNHAVLSETILSRVAVFRETACIGGSHHERLDGKGYPRGLKGDAIAPEIRIVSVADVFDALTADRPYRSAMPLEKALGIMRADVGTAFDPTCFAALERALAAIEGDLARAA, encoded by the coding sequence ATGGAAATTGTCGCGAGCAGTGCAACGGAGACCAGGACCGTACAGCTGTCGGAAATCCTTGGCGCTCTGAGCCACGCCCTCGATCTGACGGAAGGTCAGCCCGTCGGCCATTGCGTGCGTGCCACATGGATTGGCTTCCACATCGGCAGAAAGATGGGCCTGCCTGATTTGCAGCTGTGGGAACTCTACCACACGGTGATGCTGAAAGACCTCGGATGCTCCAGCAACGCCGCGCGCATCTGCGAGCTTTATCTATCCGACGATCTCAGCTTCAAACGCGATTTTAAGACGGTCAGTGACAGCCTGCCGAAGGTGCTGGGGTTTGTTTTCGCGCACACGGGCCTCAAAGCAGGCTTGGCCGAACGTTTTCGCGCCGTGCTGAACATCTTGCAGAACGGCGGAGAGATCGTCGACGATCTTATCCAGACCCGCTGTCAGCGCGGAGCTCAGATCGCACTTCAGCTCCGCTTTCCCGCGAGCGTCTGTGAAGCCATCCACGCGCTCGACGAGCACTGGAACGGCAGCGGCCGACCGGACCATCTCGCCGGCGCCGCAATCCCCCTTTACGCACGCGTGGCGTTGCTCGCGCAGGTGGTTGACGTCTTCCATACAGCGGCTGGTCCTGCGGCCGCGATCGCTGAAGTGCGTTCGCGCTCGGGAACATGGTTCGACCCGCAGGTTGTGGCCTGCTTCGAGTCGGTCGCGGCTGAACCAGGCTTCTGGGAGATCTTGAGTTCGGACGCAGTCGAGGCGGCGGTCGTCGCGCTGGCGCCGGCGAGCCCGATCGTCGTGGATGAAGACTACCTCGACGATATCGCCCGTGCCTTCGCCGAGATCATCGATGCCAAAAGCCCGTTCACCTCCGGCCATTCGGAGCGGGTCGCGGTCTATGCCGATATGATCGCGGCCGAACTCGGCTTCACCACGGAACGCCGCCGCTGGCTCAAGCGGGCTGCACTCCTGCACGACGTCGGCAAGCTCGGGGTCTCGAACGCAATCCTCGACAAGAATGGCAAGCTGGACGATGCGGAGTGGCGGGATATGCGTAATCACGCAGTTCTGTCCGAGACCATCCTCTCCCGCGTGGCGGTGTTTCGGGAGACCGCCTGCATCGGCGGCAGCCACCACGAACGGCTGGATGGCAAGGGCTATCCACGTGGGCTGAAAGGCGATGCGATCGCACCTGAGATCCGCATCGTCTCGGTCGCAGACGTGTTCGACGCGCTGACCGCCGACCGCCCCTACCGGTCGGCCATGCCGCTGGAGAAAGCGCTCGGGATCATGCGCGCCGATGTCGGGACAGCGTTCGACCCGACCTGCTTCGCTGCGCTGGAGCGGGCGCTTGCCGCGATCGAAGGGGATCTAGCTCGGGCGGCATGA
- a CDS encoding SDR family oxidoreductase: MTDFPKPPFDRQRQLTPPARDADMDPRPDYGEAHYKGSGRLSGRKAIITGADSGIGRAVALAFAREGADVLVSYYDEHDDARETCRLVESAGRKAVPLPGDIKDPKHCRAIADKAVAEFGQVDVLVNNAAHQKTFANPEEISDEEWEVTFATNIHAMFYLVKAALPHMKGGSAIINTTSVNADTPSPQLLAYATTKGAIQNFTGGLAQMLAERDIRVNCVAPGPIWTPLIPSTMPEEKVRSFGSQVPMKRPGQPCELAPVYVMLASPESSYVSGATVAVTGGKPII; encoded by the coding sequence ATGACCGACTTTCCCAAGCCGCCCTTCGACCGGCAACGCCAGCTCACCCCGCCGGCGCGGGACGCCGACATGGACCCGCGCCCGGATTACGGCGAGGCGCACTACAAGGGATCGGGGCGGCTGTCCGGCCGGAAGGCGATCATCACCGGCGCTGATAGCGGCATCGGCCGAGCGGTCGCTTTGGCTTTCGCCCGCGAGGGCGCGGACGTTCTGGTGAGCTATTACGACGAGCACGACGACGCCCGGGAAACCTGCCGCCTTGTCGAGTCCGCCGGGCGCAAGGCCGTCCCGCTCCCCGGCGACATCAAGGATCCGAAGCATTGCCGGGCCATCGCCGACAAGGCCGTCGCCGAGTTCGGGCAAGTCGACGTGCTGGTCAACAACGCCGCGCACCAGAAGACCTTCGCCAACCCGGAGGAGATCTCGGACGAGGAGTGGGAGGTCACGTTCGCGACCAACATCCACGCGATGTTCTACCTTGTGAAGGCCGCGCTCCCGCACATGAAGGGCGGCAGCGCCATCATCAACACGACCTCGGTGAATGCCGACACGCCGAGCCCGCAGCTGCTCGCCTACGCGACCACCAAGGGCGCGATCCAGAACTTCACCGGCGGCCTGGCGCAGATGCTGGCCGAGCGCGATATCCGCGTGAATTGCGTGGCGCCCGGCCCGATCTGGACGCCGCTCATCCCCTCGACCATGCCGGAAGAGAAGGTGCGCAGCTTCGGCTCCCAAGTTCCGATGAAGCGCCCCGGCCAGCCCTGCGAGCTCGCGCCGGTCTACGTCATGCTGGCGAGCCCGGAATCCAGCTACGTCTCCGGCGCGACCGTCGCGGTCACCGGCGGCAAACCGATTATCTGA
- a CDS encoding DUF6950 family protein yields MEPRDPREELSVFLRAMVRADFAWGLCDCALTMADWCRRARGVDPAAPLRGRYRTARGAARAVLRRGGFEAAVCALMDAAGFAPTDAPRPGDVGLVAHPEVGPACAIRCALGWAVKGQAGVALGAFPTRAAWRL; encoded by the coding sequence GTGGAACCCCGAGATCCCCGAGAAGAGCTGAGTGTCTTCCTGCGCGCCATGGTCCGGGCCGACTTCGCCTGGGGCCTCTGCGACTGCGCCCTGACCATGGCCGACTGGTGCCGGCGCGCCCGCGGGGTCGACCCGGCCGCGCCCCTGCGCGGGCGCTACCGCACGGCGCGCGGCGCGGCGCGCGCCGTCCTCCGACGCGGCGGGTTCGAGGCTGCGGTTTGCGCGCTGATGGATGCGGCCGGATTCGCCCCGACCGACGCGCCGCGCCCCGGCGATGTCGGCCTCGTCGCGCACCCGGAGGTCGGTCCCGCCTGCGCGATCCGCTGCGCGCTGGGCTGGGCCGTGAAGGGGCAAGCCGGCGTGGCGCTCGGCGCCTTCCCGACCCGCGCGGCCTGGCGCCTCTGA
- a CDS encoding NADPH-dependent FMN reductase: protein MTLTVPVILGSVRSDRIGIRAARFLTSKLEARGHAAPLADPAELKLPLLDRMYKEYPAGTAPEPLERLAALYRGSDAFLIVSAEYNHGVPPALSNTLDHFLEEYYWRPSAICCYSAGQFGGVRAAMPLRAMLAEMGMPSIPSLLPIPRLQKAIGDDGTPAESWLERSANRFLDELEWYAEALRTRRAQGTPY from the coding sequence ATGACCCTGACCGTGCCCGTCATCCTCGGCAGCGTCCGATCCGACCGGATCGGCATTCGGGCCGCCCGCTTCCTGACGTCGAAGCTGGAGGCACGAGGCCACGCCGCGCCGCTCGCCGATCCTGCCGAGCTGAAGCTTCCGTTGCTCGACCGGATGTACAAGGAATATCCGGCCGGCACGGCACCGGAACCGCTCGAGCGGCTCGCCGCGCTATATCGTGGATCCGACGCGTTCCTGATCGTCTCGGCCGAATATAACCACGGGGTCCCGCCCGCGCTCTCGAACACCCTCGATCATTTTCTCGAGGAGTATTATTGGCGGCCATCGGCGATCTGCTGCTACTCGGCAGGACAGTTCGGCGGCGTCCGGGCGGCCATGCCGCTGCGCGCGATGCTCGCAGAGATGGGCATGCCCAGCATTCCCTCGCTCCTGCCGATCCCCCGTCTTCAGAAAGCTATCGGCGACGACGGAACGCCCGCAGAGTCGTGGCTCGAGCGGTCCGCGAACCGGTTCCTGGATGAATTGGAATGGTATGCCGAGGCCCTGCGCACCCGGCGCGCCCAGGGCACCCCATACTGA
- the rpsA gene encoding 30S ribosomal protein S1, producing the protein MTAGTALGRSPSRDDFAALLEESFLEHEITEGSVVKGRVVAIEKDVAVIDIGAKTEGRVALKEFTGPGREGELKVGDEVEVYVDRIENALGEAVISRDKARREESWVKLEKSFENNDRVTGTIFNQVKGGYTVDLDGAVAFLPRSQVDIRPVRDVTPLLGTPQPFQILKMDRRRGNIVVSRRTVLEESRAEQRSELVANLEEGQVIDGVVKNITEYGAFVDLGGIDGLLHVTDMAWRRVNHPSEVVTIGQTVKVKIIKINHETHRISLGIKQLLADPWEGIAARYPEGAKLKGRVTNITDYGAFVELEPGIEGLIHVSEMSWTKKNVHPGKIVSTSQEVEVQILEVDPVKRRISLGLKQTLQNPWEAFAEKHPVGSEVEGEVKNKTEFGLFIGLEGDVDGMVHLSDLDWNRPGEQVIEEFKKGDMVRAQVLDVDVEKERISLGVKQLGGDPFAEAGEIKKGQIVTCEVVEVKDAGVEVKIVDTDMQTFIRRAELARDRGDQRPERFATGEKFDARVVQFDRKARRVQVSIKALEVAEEKEAMAQFGSADSGASLGDILGAAFNKKRSDDE; encoded by the coding sequence ATGACCGCAGGTACCGCTCTGGGGCGCAGCCCGAGCCGCGACGATTTCGCCGCACTCCTCGAGGAGAGCTTCCTCGAACACGAGATCACCGAGGGCTCCGTCGTCAAGGGTCGCGTCGTCGCGATCGAGAAGGACGTGGCCGTCATCGACATCGGCGCCAAGACGGAAGGCCGTGTCGCGCTCAAGGAATTCACCGGTCCCGGCCGCGAGGGCGAGCTGAAGGTCGGCGACGAGGTCGAGGTCTACGTCGACCGGATCGAGAACGCGCTCGGCGAGGCCGTCATCTCGCGCGACAAGGCGCGCCGCGAGGAGAGCTGGGTCAAGCTCGAGAAGTCGTTCGAGAACAACGACCGCGTCACCGGCACGATCTTCAACCAGGTCAAGGGCGGCTACACCGTCGACCTCGACGGCGCCGTGGCGTTCCTACCGCGCTCGCAGGTCGACATCCGCCCGGTCCGCGACGTCACCCCGCTGCTGGGCACCCCGCAGCCGTTCCAGATCCTCAAGATGGATCGCCGCCGCGGCAACATCGTCGTGTCGCGCCGGACCGTCCTCGAGGAGAGCCGCGCCGAGCAGCGCTCTGAGCTGGTGGCCAACCTTGAGGAAGGTCAGGTCATCGACGGCGTCGTCAAGAACATCACCGAGTACGGCGCGTTCGTCGACCTCGGCGGGATCGACGGCCTGCTGCACGTCACCGACATGGCGTGGCGCCGCGTGAACCACCCGTCCGAGGTGGTCACGATCGGTCAGACCGTGAAGGTCAAGATCATCAAGATCAACCACGAGACGCACCGCATCTCGCTCGGCATCAAGCAGCTTCTCGCCGATCCGTGGGAGGGCATCGCCGCCCGTTACCCGGAGGGCGCCAAGCTCAAGGGCCGCGTGACCAACATCACCGATTACGGCGCCTTCGTGGAGCTGGAGCCGGGGATCGAGGGCCTGATCCACGTCTCCGAGATGAGCTGGACCAAGAAGAACGTCCATCCGGGTAAGATCGTCTCCACCTCCCAGGAGGTCGAGGTTCAGATCCTGGAGGTCGATCCGGTCAAGCGCCGCATCAGCCTGGGCCTCAAGCAGACCCTGCAGAACCCCTGGGAGGCCTTCGCCGAGAAGCACCCGGTCGGCTCCGAGGTCGAGGGCGAGGTCAAGAACAAGACCGAGTTCGGCCTGTTCATCGGCCTCGAGGGCGATGTCGACGGCATGGTTCACCTGTCGGATCTCGACTGGAACCGTCCCGGCGAGCAGGTCATCGAGGAGTTCAAGAAGGGCGACATGGTCCGCGCCCAGGTTCTCGACGTCGACGTCGAGAAGGAGCGGATCTCGCTGGGCGTGAAGCAGCTCGGCGGTGACCCCTTCGCCGAGGCCGGCGAGATCAAGAAGGGCCAGATCGTCACCTGTGAGGTGGTCGAGGTGAAGGATGCCGGCGTCGAGGTGAAGATCGTCGACACCGACATGCAGACCTTCATCCGTCGCGCGGAGCTGGCCCGCGACCGCGGCGATCAGCGCCCCGAGCGCTTCGCCACCGGCGAGAAGTTCGACGCCCGCGTCGTGCAGTTCGACCGGAAGGCCCGCCGCGTGCAGGTCTCGATCAAGGCCCTCGAGGTCGCCGAGGAGAAGGAGGCCATGGCCCAGTTCGGCTCCGCCGATTCGGGTGCCTCGCTCGGCGATATCCTGGGCGCGGCCTTCAACAAGAAGCGCTCCGACGACGAGTAA
- a CDS encoding transglutaminase-like domain-containing protein, producing the protein MHIRTGFSIAFDTVGPTPMNLLLNVRPERRTDLVTPETITFDPPIPARQHVDAFGNVCTRIVAPGGRITMAADFTIADSGLPDDQAPGARQPSVQDLPDDVLMYLLGSRYCDTDKLSGVAWSLFGSTPEGWARVQAIVDFAHAHLRFDYQQADATRTAFDGYTQRVGVCRDFAHLAITLCRCMNIPARYATGYLGDIGVSKDPAPMDFSAWFEVYLDGPEGPRWYTFDARHNRPRIGRIVMARGRDATDCALTTSFGSAYLARFDVHTDEVPGAATPLARAA; encoded by the coding sequence ATGCATATTCGCACCGGATTCTCGATCGCCTTCGACACCGTCGGCCCGACGCCGATGAACCTGCTCCTGAACGTGCGTCCGGAGCGCAGGACCGATCTCGTCACCCCGGAGACGATCACCTTCGATCCGCCGATTCCCGCCCGCCAGCACGTCGATGCTTTCGGCAACGTCTGCACGCGCATCGTCGCGCCGGGCGGCCGGATCACCATGGCGGCCGATTTCACGATCGCCGACAGCGGCCTTCCGGACGATCAGGCACCCGGCGCGCGTCAGCCCTCCGTGCAGGACCTGCCGGACGATGTCCTGATGTACCTGCTCGGCTCGCGCTACTGTGATACCGACAAGCTCTCGGGTGTCGCGTGGTCGCTGTTCGGCAGCACACCGGAAGGCTGGGCCCGGGTCCAGGCGATCGTCGACTTCGCCCACGCGCATCTGCGCTTCGATTATCAGCAGGCCGACGCGACCCGCACCGCCTTCGACGGCTACACTCAGCGGGTCGGGGTGTGCCGCGACTTCGCGCATCTCGCGATCACCCTGTGCCGCTGCATGAACATCCCGGCGCGCTACGCCACCGGCTATCTCGGCGATATCGGCGTGTCGAAGGATCCCGCCCCGATGGACTTCTCAGCGTGGTTCGAGGTCTATCTCGACGGTCCAGAGGGCCCGCGCTGGTACACGTTCGACGCGCGCCACAACCGGCCGCGGATCGGCCGCATCGTCATGGCCCGCGGACGCGACGCAACCGACTGCGCCCTGACGACGAGCTTCGGTTCCGCGTACCTCGCGCGGTTCGACGTCCACACCGACGAAGTGCCGGGCGCAGCCACGCCTCTGGCCCGCGCAGCCTGA
- a CDS encoding FUSC family protein — translation MTVVAASDEVLTLQRARDLATALMFAQDGLNALRNGHRPLRDVRLPTHRDFPVAFRGAARVALAFALTAALFVGLGWPATTYALVQVAAMGAMSSVNPDPLKYANGVVIGIPLAGLAAGLILLLTLPTVNGFPILALAVAPVVFAACFLILNPPTASIGFILLVYFPVLLSPGNPQSFDAQTFFGNFAQMTIVAVILATTVRVILPIRPDQARAYAFDSAIRDVRSALVGAGGDAVDRTSLNSDRIFQYAQINAGPDIVRARRLKLAFAIAHLEASAARAHDQLRAFHRDAVLQTASAQARAALAGGTVGDIEAAAQALLRAVRDADASQSLPVARAVSDLVAVARVMARHKRFLQTIAHPET, via the coding sequence GTGACGGTCGTCGCAGCCTCGGACGAGGTTCTCACCCTTCAGCGCGCCCGCGACCTCGCGACCGCGTTGATGTTTGCGCAGGACGGACTGAATGCCCTCAGGAACGGCCATCGGCCGTTGCGCGACGTTCGCCTGCCGACCCACCGCGATTTCCCTGTGGCGTTCCGCGGTGCCGCACGCGTCGCCCTCGCTTTCGCGCTGACGGCGGCCCTGTTCGTCGGGCTCGGCTGGCCGGCGACGACCTATGCCCTCGTGCAGGTCGCCGCGATGGGGGCAATGTCGTCGGTCAATCCCGATCCTCTGAAATACGCCAACGGCGTCGTCATCGGCATCCCGCTCGCGGGCTTGGCGGCCGGCCTGATCCTGCTCCTGACGCTGCCGACGGTGAACGGCTTCCCGATCCTGGCGCTTGCGGTCGCGCCTGTCGTCTTCGCCGCCTGTTTCCTGATCCTGAATCCGCCGACCGCGTCCATCGGCTTCATCCTGCTGGTCTACTTCCCGGTGCTGCTGTCGCCGGGAAACCCGCAGAGCTTCGATGCGCAGACGTTCTTCGGGAATTTCGCTCAGATGACGATCGTGGCCGTCATCCTCGCGACGACGGTGCGGGTCATCCTGCCGATCCGGCCCGATCAGGCCCGGGCGTATGCCTTCGACTCCGCGATCCGGGATGTTCGGAGCGCCCTCGTGGGCGCAGGCGGCGATGCGGTCGACCGGACCAGCCTGAACTCCGATCGGATCTTTCAGTACGCCCAGATCAATGCCGGACCGGATATCGTGCGGGCGCGTCGCCTGAAGCTCGCTTTCGCCATCGCCCACCTGGAGGCGTCCGCCGCACGGGCGCATGACCAACTGCGCGCCTTCCACCGGGATGCCGTCCTGCAGACAGCGAGCGCGCAGGCGCGCGCGGCCCTGGCCGGCGGAACCGTGGGTGACATCGAAGCCGCCGCGCAGGCTCTGCTCAGGGCCGTCCGCGACGCCGACGCCTCTCAGAGCCTGCCGGTTGCCCGGGCCGTGAGCGATCTCGTGGCGGTCGCGCGCGTCATGGCGCGCCACAAGCGCTTCCTTCAGACGATCGCGCATCCGGAGACGTGA
- a CDS encoding cell wall anchor protein yields MSVNTVSGASLQKDLVSALRQARAANARPVDADTFTPASQDAGSAQSAGSAAQSGSAASAPAMSNDLMASLLQLQSDFSQMGLQNGVTSPTDPADASGTAASSSVTDASQGAGDATPVQRHRGHHHHPLASDAADGTQAGQASGASDTSTVAGASSSGDASSTASIGSGLDALLQQMTKAIAAYASGGPVGVAAAALTSTAKA; encoded by the coding sequence ATGTCGGTGAACACGGTCTCAGGGGCTTCGCTTCAGAAGGATCTCGTCAGCGCGCTGCGTCAGGCGCGCGCTGCAAATGCGCGGCCGGTGGACGCCGACACGTTCACGCCCGCGTCGCAGGATGCCGGATCGGCCCAGAGCGCCGGCAGCGCCGCTCAGTCCGGCAGCGCGGCTTCCGCGCCGGCGATGTCGAACGACCTGATGGCCTCGCTCCTGCAACTGCAATCCGACTTCAGCCAGATGGGCCTGCAGAACGGCGTCACATCGCCGACCGACCCGGCCGATGCCTCCGGGACCGCCGCGAGCTCCAGTGTGACGGACGCAAGCCAGGGCGCGGGCGATGCGACCCCGGTCCAGCGTCATCGCGGGCATCATCACCATCCGCTCGCGTCGGACGCTGCGGACGGCACGCAGGCCGGGCAGGCGAGCGGCGCCTCGGACACGTCGACGGTCGCGGGCGCATCCTCGAGCGGCGACGCGTCCTCGACGGCCAGCATCGGGAGTGGTCTGGACGCCTTGCTGCAGCAGATGACGAAGGCGATCGCCGCCTACGCGAGCGGCGGCCCCGTCGGCGTCGCGGCGGCGGCGTTGACGAGCACCGCGAAGGCCTGA
- the serA gene encoding phosphoglycerate dehydrogenase → MTPDKLSLPKDKIRVLLLEGINDSAVALMRAAGYTNLTRLPKALDREALHEALQGVHIVGIRSRTQLDAAAFEAADRLLAVGCFSVGTNQVNLEAARHRGIPVFNAPFSNTRSVAELTIGEIVMLLRRIVPRSVGAHAGRWDKSAVGSLEVRGKTLGIVGYGNIGTQLSTLAEAMGMRVLFYDHTDKLRHGNTEPTETLHELLAQSDVVSLHVPETDSTANMIGEAEIRAMKPGAFLINNARGTVVDLDALASALRDGHLKGAAVDVFPVEPGSNAETFVSPLQGIENVILTPHVGGSTEEAQERIGAEVARKLVDYSDIGSTVGAVNFPQVQLPARPTGTRFIHVQRNLPGMLGRLNDVFSRGHVNIAAQFYQTDGEVGYVVLETDATDADAEGLLDEIRAIPGTIRARLLYERR, encoded by the coding sequence ATGACGCCCGACAAGCTCTCCCTGCCCAAGGACAAGATCCGGGTCCTGCTGCTCGAAGGCATCAACGACAGCGCCGTCGCGCTGATGCGGGCGGCCGGTTACACCAACCTGACGCGGCTGCCGAAGGCGCTCGACCGGGAGGCCCTGCACGAGGCGCTGCAGGGGGTGCACATTGTGGGCATCCGGTCCCGGACGCAGCTCGACGCGGCCGCCTTCGAGGCTGCGGACCGGCTTCTGGCGGTGGGCTGCTTCTCGGTGGGGACAAATCAGGTCAATCTCGAAGCGGCGCGCCACCGCGGCATCCCGGTCTTCAACGCGCCCTTCTCGAACACACGCTCGGTGGCCGAGCTGACGATCGGCGAAATCGTGATGCTGCTGCGCCGGATCGTGCCGCGCTCGGTCGGCGCCCATGCCGGCCGCTGGGACAAGTCGGCGGTCGGGTCGCTCGAGGTCCGCGGCAAGACGCTGGGCATCGTGGGCTACGGCAATATCGGAACGCAGCTCTCCACCCTGGCGGAAGCCATGGGCATGCGCGTCCTGTTCTACGATCACACCGACAAGCTGCGACACGGCAATACCGAGCCCACCGAGACGCTGCACGAGCTGCTCGCCCAGAGCGATGTGGTCTCGCTCCACGTGCCGGAGACCGACTCCACGGCCAACATGATCGGTGAAGCCGAGATCCGGGCCATGAAGCCCGGCGCGTTCCTGATCAACAACGCCCGGGGCACCGTGGTCGATCTCGACGCTCTCGCATCGGCCCTGCGCGACGGCCACCTCAAGGGCGCCGCCGTCGACGTCTTCCCCGTGGAGCCGGGATCCAACGCCGAGACCTTCGTAAGCCCGCTCCAGGGGATCGAGAACGTCATCCTCACGCCGCATGTCGGCGGTTCCACGGAAGAGGCGCAGGAGCGCATCGGCGCCGAAGTGGCCCGCAAGCTCGTGGATTATTCCGATATCGGGTCGACCGTCGGCGCGGTGAATTTCCCGCAGGTGCAACTGCCCGCCCGGCCGACCGGCACGCGCTTCATCCATGTCCAGCGCAACCTGCCGGGCATGCTGGGGCGCCTCAACGACGTGTTCTCCCGGGGGCACGTCAACATCGCGGCGCAGTTCTACCAGACCGACGGCGAGGTCGGTTACGTGGTGCTGGAGACGGACGCCACCGACGCGGACGCGGAGGGGCTCCTCGACGAGATCCGCGCTATACCGGGCACCATCCGCGCCCGGCTGCTCTACGAGCGGCGTTGA